CCTTTTTGGGAGGATTAAAGTAAGTTTCTTGAGGTTTGTTTTTTTATCCAAAAGGAGTGTCCTTATTAAAATTTGTTTTATGGGTTTGATGCTCCTGGAAGATATGGTTTTGGATCCACTGGCAATCCGTTGACCCTCACTTCGTAGTGAAGATGAGGATCAGTTGCGACTCCTGTCATTCCAACATATCCTATTATTTCCCCCTTCTTTACTTTCTGCCCCGGTTTCACAAGGGATTTTAAGAGATGACCATATACTGTAGATAATCCCTTTCTATGAACTATCTCCACTTCTATTCCATACCCGCCATTCCATCCAGAGAGTATAACAACACCAGATGCTGCCGCTCTAATAGGGGTACCTTCAACAGCATCTATATCCACACCGGTATGGTAATCTGGTGTTTTATAGACTGGATGGGTTCTCCAGCCAAAATCCGACTCAATGGGACCAACAACAGGCCATATGTTTGGTGTATGATCTAAAATATCATTGTACTCCTTAAGTGCCTCTTTTAAAGCAGAAAGTGACATCTCTAAATTCTTTGCCTTATCTTCAAGGCCTTTTATCTTAATCTGATTTTCTACAACTTTAGCTTCTGCACCCTCCAATGTATAGGCAATTTCCTTTTTCTTCTGTTGAAATAGTTCCTCAACACTAACAGGTACACCAGGTATCATAGCCATCTTCTTAACTTCCAATCCGAGGGAAGATAGATAGGCTATGTATTCTTCAAAGGCGTCTATCTTTGCCGATTGCTCTGCAACCTCCTTCTGAAGAAGCTCTATCTCTTTACTCTTAACCTCCGATAGAGTGCTAAGGTTCTTTGCCTTTAATGCATAAAGGGCATTTTTTGTCCTACCATAATCAACGAATATAAATGATGTGACGATTAAGAATGCAACTATCAATAAGAGGAATACATACAAATGGGTTGTATTGAATTTTAAAAGTTTAACCTTTCCCCTTCCGTTTGGTACTATTATAAGAGAGAACTCTTTATCTTTCTTCTTGTTCATTTCTTTTCTTATTATAAGATACTATACTGGTGCTGTCAAGTGGATAAAACCATTTTGAGAAAATTTTATTGTAGCTCCCGTCCTTAACCATTTCTAAAAGGATTTCGTCTATTTTTTCTAACAATTCCTTATCAGAACTTCTCACTGCAATTACATATTTTTTCTCACCAAAGAGATAATCAATCATCTTCACCTTCTTGTATCTATTGCAATAATAGGCAGCAAGGGAGTATGGAGAAACAACTGCATCCACAAAAACCTTATCAAGATCAGCCATCGCCCTCTCGATATTCTCTTCATATTCAACCCTTTTAATTCCAGGGAATAGTTCCTTTATCCTCTTTAAAATCCTCTTATCTGTAATCTCTACAACCTTCCCCTTTAAATCACTGCC
This Caldisericia bacterium DNA region includes the following protein-coding sequences:
- a CDS encoding peptidoglycan DD-metalloendopeptidase family protein, coding for MNKKKDKEFSLIIVPNGRGKVKLLKFNTTHLYVFLLLIVAFLIVTSFIFVDYGRTKNALYALKAKNLSTLSEVKSKEIELLQKEVAEQSAKIDAFEEYIAYLSSLGLEVKKMAMIPGVPVSVEELFQQKKKEIAYTLEGAEAKVVENQIKIKGLEDKAKNLEMSLSALKEALKEYNDILDHTPNIWPVVGPIESDFGWRTHPVYKTPDYHTGVDIDAVEGTPIRAAASGVVILSGWNGGYGIEVEIVHRKGLSTVYGHLLKSLVKPGQKVKKGEIIGYVGMTGVATDPHLHYEVRVNGLPVDPKPYLPGASNP